The following proteins come from a genomic window of Geothrix edaphica:
- a CDS encoding SpoIIE family protein phosphatase: MNPYLKRIRWRLLWISFACLTLALGSFGLNQWVYAASDDQCSWIVENGKIVIREILPDGVAEEAGLLEGDELVKIQGRAFEPTLEGTLKAQRFINAKSQGTILIYTVKRQGRQILLPLRLVKPLDLEQVALLLNGILAWAIALLVVLSAPERKTSRHFFYLAATALLLSGATVGLNAPTAMRIAVSLMASLTAALLPPLWIHFFLRFPHPFHLRKNRRFLQAVYGIFALMALAQFLLRLWVTLSDGALRTPAGAPPEGLLKATLNLFGFLPIPLYAAAALAGLGFFLVGTFRTHERLRRALRPSLIVAAVLCLDLLAWTVLRARFGGSLLFRRQVFIFMLPAPLLPLSFAFAIFRHGLFEVQKVLLRWVSYMAILALTVAGYLGGLAWAFSHLSSIPPGWAGALIGLLALPLGWTLRRLLKGIRRRFRRDFSSTREIALSAVREPRKRFSEEALLKSLQRALDEAFQPQFLQVLPIESRQFLLPAAETMDRDDRRVHFPPQPLRLPPGLLRLARENRELVLGLGSEEADWIREQGEGLRAHVDALEAQLLLLILAGDHPHSAVLLGGKYAELNYGREDRELLREVALAAGQVLETAVMHQRLLAQERLSQELETARRIQEGLITSHLPPIPGFQVALRLEPAQETGGDLLFVKRRPSGNWLAAVGDVCGKGLAAALYMAQATALLEQAAQREDQGLEEMLCSLDHTLRQLLGQRGFLTLVLLEWNDQGHYRLARAGHPGALLLQGVAEDCFTEMAPHGRGLGLRPAGPGDWEVVEGTLPPKGWLVLYSDGLSEAMNREGELYGVARLCGQLRRLWGTGSPRAACEAVFRDVAAFDTQNRDDRTLFILGREHP, encoded by the coding sequence ATGAACCCCTACCTCAAACGCATCCGCTGGCGCCTGCTGTGGATCAGCTTCGCCTGCCTCACGCTGGCCCTGGGGTCCTTCGGGCTCAACCAGTGGGTGTACGCCGCCTCGGACGACCAGTGCTCCTGGATCGTGGAGAACGGGAAGATCGTCATCCGCGAGATCCTGCCGGACGGCGTGGCCGAGGAGGCGGGCCTCCTCGAGGGTGACGAGCTGGTGAAGATCCAGGGCCGGGCCTTCGAGCCCACGCTGGAGGGCACCCTCAAGGCCCAGCGGTTCATCAACGCCAAGTCCCAGGGCACCATCCTGATCTACACCGTGAAGCGCCAGGGCCGTCAGATCCTGCTGCCCCTGCGCCTGGTGAAGCCCCTCGACCTGGAGCAGGTGGCCCTGCTGCTGAACGGCATCCTCGCCTGGGCCATCGCCCTGCTGGTGGTGCTGTCGGCGCCCGAGCGCAAGACCTCGCGGCACTTCTTCTACCTGGCGGCCACGGCGCTGCTGCTGTCCGGCGCCACCGTGGGGCTGAACGCCCCGACGGCCATGCGGATCGCCGTGAGCCTCATGGCGTCCCTCACGGCGGCCCTCCTGCCCCCGCTGTGGATCCACTTCTTCCTGCGCTTCCCGCACCCCTTCCACCTGCGGAAGAACCGGCGCTTCCTCCAGGCCGTCTACGGGATCTTCGCGCTGATGGCCCTGGCGCAGTTCCTCCTCCGCCTCTGGGTCACCCTCAGCGACGGCGCGCTCCGCACCCCGGCCGGCGCGCCGCCCGAGGGCCTCCTCAAAGCGACGCTGAACCTCTTCGGGTTCCTGCCCATCCCGCTCTACGCCGCGGCGGCCCTGGCGGGCCTCGGGTTCTTCCTGGTGGGCACCTTCCGGACCCACGAGCGGCTACGCCGGGCCCTACGGCCCTCCCTCATCGTGGCGGCGGTGCTCTGCCTGGATCTGCTGGCCTGGACCGTGCTCCGGGCCCGGTTCGGAGGCAGCCTACTCTTCCGCCGGCAGGTCTTCATCTTCATGCTGCCGGCCCCCCTGCTGCCGCTGAGCTTCGCCTTCGCCATCTTCCGCCACGGCCTCTTCGAGGTGCAGAAGGTGCTGCTGCGGTGGGTGAGCTACATGGCCATCCTGGCGCTGACGGTGGCGGGCTACCTGGGGGGTCTGGCCTGGGCCTTCTCCCACCTGTCCTCCATCCCGCCGGGCTGGGCGGGGGCCCTCATCGGTCTGCTGGCCCTGCCCCTGGGCTGGACCCTGCGCCGCCTGCTGAAGGGCATCCGCCGCCGCTTCCGGCGGGACTTCTCCAGCACCCGCGAGATCGCCCTGAGCGCCGTGCGGGAGCCCCGGAAACGCTTCAGCGAGGAGGCGCTGCTGAAGTCCCTGCAGCGGGCCCTCGACGAGGCCTTCCAGCCGCAATTCCTGCAGGTGCTGCCCATCGAGTCGCGCCAGTTCCTCCTGCCCGCCGCCGAGACCATGGACCGGGACGACCGGCGGGTGCACTTCCCGCCCCAGCCCCTGCGGCTGCCCCCAGGCCTGCTCCGCCTGGCCCGGGAGAACCGGGAGCTGGTGCTGGGCCTGGGCAGCGAGGAGGCCGACTGGATCCGGGAGCAGGGGGAGGGCCTCCGGGCCCATGTGGACGCCCTGGAAGCCCAGCTGCTCCTGCTCATCCTGGCGGGGGACCACCCCCACAGCGCCGTGCTGCTGGGCGGCAAGTACGCCGAGCTGAACTACGGCCGCGAGGATCGCGAGCTGCTGCGCGAGGTGGCCCTGGCCGCGGGACAGGTGCTGGAAACGGCCGTGATGCACCAGCGCCTGCTGGCCCAGGAGCGCCTCAGCCAGGAACTGGAGACCGCCCGGCGCATCCAGGAGGGGCTCATCACCTCGCACCTGCCGCCCATTCCCGGTTTCCAGGTGGCCCTGCGCCTGGAACCCGCCCAGGAGACCGGCGGCGACCTGCTCTTCGTCAAGCGGCGGCCCAGCGGCAACTGGCTGGCGGCCGTGGGCGACGTCTGCGGCAAGGGCCTCGCCGCGGCCCTCTACATGGCCCAGGCCACCGCCCTGCTGGAGCAGGCCGCCCAGCGCGAGGACCAGGGCCTGGAGGAGATGCTCTGCTCCCTGGATCACACCCTCCGCCAGCTGCTGGGGCAGCGGGGCTTCCTCACCCTGGTCCTGCTGGAGTGGAACGACCAGGGCCACTACCGGCTGGCCCGGGCCGGCCACCCCGGCGCCCTGCTGCTGCAAGGGGTCGCCGAGGACTGCTTCACCGAGATGGCGCCCCACGGCCGCGGCCTTGGCCTGCGCCCGGCGGGCCCCGGTGACTGGGAGGTCGTCGAGGGGACCCTGCCTCCCAAGGGCTGGCTGGTGCTCTACAGCGACGGGCTCTCCGAGGCCATGAACCGGGAGGGCGAGCTCTACGGCGTCGCCCGCCTGTGCGGCCAGCTCCGCCGGCTCTGGGGCACGGGCAGCCCCCGGGCGGCCTGTGAAGCGGTCTTCCGGGATGTAGCGGCATTTGATACCCAGAACCGGGATGACCGGACTCTGTTTATCCTGGGAAGGGAGCACCCATGA
- a CDS encoding SDR family oxidoreductase, with product MERISRNDRPCWVLVGGRRRLGRALAEDLARDHDLVLTSSEPWGGEAWMEALSKTAGIRTLVWNAESPELSSRIMADLEGLKAEGWVISGAVLLAGTFPEQPLGAWTPALLEATWRLNLSFPFLGAQALAPHLTDGACLQLLLDTSIHHPWLKRLPYSAAKAGLAALVPGLAQLLAPKVRVVGHALGAILPAEGSDEAFLAGRTLLKRLGDPADLCRAVRYAADSPFLTGEIMTLDGGRRWVDR from the coding sequence ATGGAGCGGATCTCGCGGAACGACAGGCCCTGCTGGGTGCTGGTGGGGGGACGGCGGCGGCTCGGCCGGGCCCTGGCGGAGGATCTGGCCCGGGATCATGACCTGGTGCTGACCAGCTCGGAACCCTGGGGTGGAGAGGCGTGGATGGAGGCTCTGTCGAAGACGGCGGGGATCCGGACACTTGTGTGGAATGCAGAGAGCCCGGAACTGAGTTCCAGAATCATGGCAGATCTGGAGGGCCTGAAGGCGGAGGGCTGGGTGATTTCCGGCGCCGTGCTGCTGGCCGGGACCTTCCCGGAGCAGCCCCTCGGCGCCTGGACGCCGGCCTTGCTCGAGGCCACCTGGCGCCTGAACCTCAGCTTCCCCTTTCTCGGCGCCCAGGCCCTGGCGCCGCACCTCACAGACGGTGCCTGCCTACAGCTCCTGCTGGACACCTCCATCCACCATCCCTGGCTCAAGCGCCTGCCCTACAGCGCCGCCAAGGCCGGACTGGCGGCGCTGGTGCCGGGCCTGGCCCAGCTGCTGGCGCCGAAGGTGCGCGTGGTGGGTCACGCCCTGGGGGCGATCCTGCCCGCCGAGGGCAGCGACGAGGCCTTCCTGGCCGGCCGCACCCTGCTCAAGCGCCTGGGCGACCCCGCCGACCTCTGCCGCGCCGTCCGCTACGCCGCCGACAGCCCCTTCCTCACGGGGGAGATCATGACGCTGGACGGCGGGCGGCGCTGGGTGGACCGATGA
- a CDS encoding radical SAM protein, with the protein MKFKVNEVFHSIQGEGARIGRPCLFIRLTGCPLRCTYCDTEYAFYDGTMRDLDDLLEEVKRRLGPPVKGPSAPFVELTGGEPLAHPQAPELLRSLLDLGYEVALETAGAHDLAPVPREVIKIVDRKTPGSGESHRWLESNLDHMVPGQDELKFVLCDQADYAWAKAWCAEREVWDHLEVLFSPVWGSLDPAWLAGQVVADGLPVRVQVQLHKVIWGAEKKGV; encoded by the coding sequence ATGAAATTCAAGGTCAATGAGGTGTTCCATTCCATCCAGGGCGAGGGCGCCCGGATCGGCCGCCCCTGCCTGTTCATCCGCCTCACGGGCTGCCCGCTGCGCTGCACCTACTGCGACACCGAGTACGCCTTCTACGACGGCACGATGCGGGACCTGGACGACCTGCTGGAGGAGGTGAAGCGGCGCCTCGGGCCGCCCGTGAAGGGCCCCAGCGCCCCCTTCGTGGAGCTCACCGGAGGCGAGCCCCTGGCCCATCCCCAGGCCCCGGAGCTGCTGCGCTCCCTGCTGGACCTGGGCTACGAGGTGGCCCTGGAGACGGCGGGGGCCCACGACCTGGCCCCCGTGCCCCGGGAGGTCATCAAGATCGTGGACCGCAAGACCCCCGGTAGCGGCGAGTCCCACCGGTGGCTGGAGTCCAACCTCGATCACATGGTTCCCGGCCAGGACGAGCTGAAGTTCGTCCTCTGCGACCAGGCCGACTACGCCTGGGCCAAGGCCTGGTGCGCCGAACGCGAGGTGTGGGACCACCTGGAAGTCCTCTTCAGCCCCGTCTGGGGCAGCCTCGACCCCGCCTGGCTCGCCGGGCAGGTTGTCGCCGATGGCCTGCCCGTGCGCGTCCAGGTGCAGCTGCACAAGGTCATCTGGGGGGCGGAGAAGAAGGGCGTGTAG
- a CDS encoding VOC family protein: MKRVTGIGGIFFKAKDAPALQAWYKRHLGIDVQAWGGAAFDWTDAEGKPVAGTTAWLIDPQESSHFAPSSAPFMVNYRVEDLHALIKALKEEGCQVLDKIDDSEYGLFGWVMDPEGNKIELWQPPQGQ, from the coding sequence ATGAAACGAGTCACAGGCATCGGCGGCATCTTCTTCAAGGCCAAGGACGCCCCGGCCCTGCAGGCCTGGTACAAGCGGCACCTGGGAATCGATGTCCAGGCCTGGGGCGGAGCCGCCTTCGACTGGACCGACGCCGAAGGCAAGCCGGTGGCCGGCACGACGGCCTGGCTGATCGATCCGCAGGAGAGCAGCCACTTCGCTCCGAGCTCTGCTCCCTTCATGGTCAACTACCGAGTGGAAGACCTCCACGCCTTGATCAAGGCCCTGAAGGAAGAGGGCTGCCAGGTGCTCGATAAGATCGACGATTCCGAGTACGGGTTGTTCGGCTGGGTCATGGATCCAGAGGGGAACAAGATCGAGTTGTGGCAGCCGCCTCAAGGCCAATGA
- a CDS encoding DUF3788 family protein codes for MPVNAKPPTMAELEGVMGPALPIWNGIISQVEAAYGPLTMTWKPSKTDFGQMCLLQHKKRTLLYLTPDKGSVWVAIILGERAFQLAMASWLPDEIKKLLLEARPYAEGRGIRFSIHASNDLASVAKLLEIKTAHS; via the coding sequence ATGCCCGTGAACGCCAAACCTCCAACCATGGCTGAGCTCGAGGGCGTCATGGGTCCGGCGTTGCCGATCTGGAATGGGATCATCAGCCAGGTTGAAGCCGCCTATGGCCCGCTCACGATGACTTGGAAGCCTTCGAAAACCGACTTCGGCCAGATGTGCCTGCTCCAGCACAAGAAGAGAACCCTGCTCTATCTCACCCCTGACAAGGGTTCGGTCTGGGTAGCAATCATTCTCGGCGAGCGCGCGTTCCAGCTCGCCATGGCCAGCTGGCTTCCCGACGAGATCAAGAAGCTGCTTCTCGAAGCAAGGCCTTACGCCGAAGGCCGTGGCATCCGGTTCTCCATCCATGCTTCGAATGACTTGGCATCGGTGGCCAAGCTGCTTGAAATCAAAACCGCCCACTCATGA
- a CDS encoding DUF2911 domain-containing protein, translating to MRRLLLPTLLVALPLAATLRAEDKPAPVRLIPLRVSPACTVSQEIGISKIDLAFARPAVKGRKIWGDLVPFGQVWRAGANSATVITFSHAAKVAGKEVPAGTYGFFVIPGEKTWTLILNKKAKQWGAYEYKAGEDLLRWEATPQAGPFLEYLDYRVIPTDGGHATVELGWEKLRVSFPVAFDTRAIYWAHLEDSLKKAPDNDWVPWYQAAKYCQDQGIEPQKALAWIEKSLQAGESFWNHETAARIYKDAKRMPEARAELQKAIDLSKGKAPKEYTENLEKELATWK from the coding sequence ATGCGTAGGCTGCTCCTCCCCACTCTGCTGGTCGCCCTGCCCCTCGCGGCCACCCTGCGCGCGGAGGACAAGCCCGCCCCCGTGCGCCTGATCCCGCTGCGCGTGAGCCCAGCCTGCACGGTGTCCCAGGAGATCGGCATCAGCAAGATCGACCTCGCCTTCGCCCGGCCCGCCGTGAAGGGCCGCAAGATCTGGGGCGACCTCGTGCCCTTCGGCCAGGTTTGGCGGGCCGGCGCCAACAGCGCCACCGTGATCACCTTCAGCCACGCCGCCAAGGTGGCCGGCAAGGAGGTGCCCGCGGGCACCTACGGCTTCTTCGTCATCCCCGGCGAGAAGACCTGGACCCTCATCCTCAACAAGAAGGCCAAGCAGTGGGGCGCCTACGAGTACAAGGCCGGCGAGGACCTGCTGCGCTGGGAGGCCACGCCCCAGGCTGGGCCCTTCCTGGAGTATCTGGACTACCGCGTGATCCCCACCGACGGCGGCCACGCCACCGTGGAGCTGGGCTGGGAGAAGCTGCGGGTGAGCTTCCCCGTGGCCTTCGACACCAGGGCCATCTACTGGGCCCACCTGGAGGACAGCCTCAAGAAGGCGCCGGACAACGACTGGGTGCCCTGGTACCAGGCCGCCAAGTACTGCCAGGACCAGGGCATCGAACCCCAGAAGGCCCTGGCCTGGATCGAGAAGAGCCTCCAGGCCGGCGAGAGCTTCTGGAACCACGAGACCGCCGCCAGGATCTACAAGGACGCCAAGCGCATGCCCGAAGCCCGCGCCGAGCTGCAGAAGGCCATCGACCTCTCCAAGGGCAAGGCGCCGAAGGAATACACGGAGAACCTGGAGAAAGAACTGGCGACCTGGAAATAA